The Vespa velutina chromosome 2, iVesVel2.1, whole genome shotgun sequence sequence AATATGGTGTTAGCGCGATTAAAGGAATGCACGGTGCTGCGAAAAGTTTTGAGAATACTTTagagtttataaaaaatgcaatatttttcaagCAACAATTAAAGTACGAAGAACAACGAAGGCataaaaaagatggaaatagAGATTCGGTTTATAAAAGACTATCTGCACACATTCCTACATTGGATCATTTACCGGATGAAATATCAGATGTTGTTAGAGAAACTGCGAATAGAGTAGAATCTATGATGAATCATGCTAGGCATTCTGGAGAATTACAAAGATCAAATACTGTtcataattaaaagaagaaagatatcttTTCCTATTGTTCAGATAGTAcgttttttctaatttatattataaactttcagaaaatttcataatattaaataacagaTATaagattgatataataatttatttgttatatatattatataccatatatatcaTCTGAAATTGTTGCATGTGAATGTTTTGTGAGTgttcacatatatatgtaatatgttaataatgttgttattaatgattacaaattctttaatgaatattgtaatatccttttgttaataaaaaatattacaaccttatatacatacacacatacatacatatatatatatatatatttatttatttatttatattacagttaaaataatgataaaaagaaaaagagaatagaaagaaattggTTGAATTTGACGCGATCTGATGGCTAGTCCACATGTATTGCCCCGTGACATCTAACGTGTCGAAAATTGAATATAGTTTTATCTGAAAGAGCCATAAGTTTTGTAACCGCGAATCTTGAGAcgtgtttataaaatatattaaatatcattactTTTAAACTTATGCTGCAACTAATAGATCTTGAAATGGAttcttttattgaaaaaatgatttttcttaataatataagaatattattgttCCATAGTTGGTAACAAAAGGGCGTTGACACGCAATCAGAAAAGCGAACCTAGAGAGACACGTGAAGATGCGTCTTTGactatcttttattatatcagtGGTTGCACTGTTAAAAATTCGTTATATTGGTTGACTTTTATATGAATTCATTACAAACATgtcaattaatttaacaaaaaacaaagatacgTTGGTGGCCGCTTGGCACAGTGTAGTCGACGATAAATCGTCTACTAACTGGTAggctttttgaatttttcatgcttcattacatttttgtttcatcacaaaagtgtaataaatttacataaaaaatatatgtataaatattaattacatattttattatttgaatactCTTTATTTtgcgtttttctctctctctctctctcactttctctcttgttatatatatatatatatgtttgtagtATTACTAATAAGAACATAGATAATGGTTTTTACCTGTCATAAATTTTTGTATGATTTTAAAAggtcaaataaaatataagtttcttttttatattaaaaagaattatttatatatatatatatatatatatatatatatatatatatatatatatatatgtgtttctaCAGGGCTGTATTTGGGTATGAAGGTCAGACAAATAATTTGAAAGTTGTTGGTACAGGGAATGGTGGATTAGAAGAAATGATTGATCATTTAAGTAGTAGTCATATTATGTATGCCTTCTGTCGTGTAATCGATACTAAAACAAGTCTAccaaaatgtttattaatcaattgGGTGAGATACTTTACTTATATCAAATAACATtgataagtataaatatacattatataatatgtaaatatgtttttttttcttttttttttttttttttttttttgcaaggaGAAGGTGCACCTATTGTTAGAAAAGGAACATGTGCAAATCATATTAGAgatgtagaaaaattattaaaaggcGCACATATAACAATTACTGCTCGTTCCGAAGATGACGTCGAAGTTGACGCTATTATGGAGAAACTTGCAAGAGCTACTGCTTCCgcttataaatttaatgaacCACGTAGTGAAAATGATGCACACACAGGTCCTATCGGCACGACATATAAACggtatgtttttttctttctttctttctttttttttttttttttttttttttaacaaaattttttttctttattttaatacaatattgtaTACTATTGAAGattgattttatatcttattttatagaGTAATACCAGAGCAAGAAATTAATGCAACAGAGAGAGATCAATTTTggcaaagagaagaaattgaagaaaagaaaagactggAACAAGAAAGAATTCGAAATGAACAAGAACGTCAGagattagagaaagaaattagaatgagagaagagaaagagagtcaaCTGAGAGAACAACAGGTTTGTaaatgacatttatttttttttttaactgccAATCGTTAACTTTTATCATTGTAACATtgttaatgtttattaaacattatcaGGTATCTGCTAAGGAAAGTTCAATAGCAAGACAAAAATTAGCAGAACAACGTGCAGAAGAAGCAAATAATTTACGTAATCGTATAGCAGCTAGTCAACaatataatgaagataatgacgatgatcaTAAATCTAGAAGCGAGGAATTAAGAAGACAAAGAAGCAAAGAAGCGCAACAATTAATTGCTCAAAGAACAATTAATGCTAGAGCTGTTTTTGAACAAAATTCGGCTGCTGGACAAATGAAATCTTCTCAGGTCCAACATTCTTTACAGAAAGGTGGTCACGTAGAAGCTGCTAAAAAAGCAATTGAGGAAAGCCAACAAAAGGaacatatagatattaaatctCAAGAAGCAACACCAATAGAAGTAAATAAGATAAACGATACAGAAACATTAACGAATTCTGCTGCAGAAGTGGTAAATACTATCTCATCTCATGATTCAAAAATATCTTCACACGAACCAGAGACTGAACAAACTAATAAGGAAGATATGACtgataatgaattatataatcaGCTTGATggttcttatttatattttgatccAAATAATGAGGGCATGAAGGCAAGAGCTTTGTATGATTACCAAGCTGCAGATGATACAGAGATTACTTTTGATCCTGGTGACATAATCACTCATATAGATGCCATTGATGAAGGTTGGTGGCAAGGATTGGGTCCTGATGGGACATATGGATTATTCCCAGCTAATTATGTAGAagttattgattataatacaACATGATAGAGGATATACTTtggataacaacgataacaacaaaaaaaaaaagcagaaatatTTGgaagttttttcttctttatatgtGAGAGATACTTGACAGGTTTTTAAATATCAGCAAGTGTTTCATGATATCAgaagttaaattaaaatttacagTGATATGATTAGGTGAAATGTTTGCAATATTAATTGACTatttagtattaataattaatattatgaaattatgcattttatagttttagataaaggaaataaatatgtgCACATTTTTAGCGTTTgtaatatgattatttaaaactaGATTTTatagtattagaaaaaaaaaatgtcattaaCATATTAATTGGGAAGATTTtgagtaaaaaaattatattgccCATTAGtcttcataataaaaaaaaaaaaaaaaaaaaaaaaaaaaaaaaaaaaaaaaaaagtcttcccaagtattatatcataaaatataaaaaagctAAACTTAggtaaatatatctttttataacattCTATATCAGAACTGATATAATAGTCACAATGTATTTAGAAAAGATTACTTAAATATGCCCTgttaaagtattatatttaagcATACGCCataatttaatcaataaagATTGAAACTTTGACATAGCACATTtatgatattgataatatccttcttcttcttacataTCATTGTAGATTTTATGtacaaaattgtttttattagcaacatataatatacaatattaccttcattttactttagatatatataatgaataaaatgataagattATGAGACACAGTATTCgtattaaatctattttactatatgatatataaatttcgataatGGTAAGTAATATTGGTCAggaaaaataatcgtaattattttagataaataaaatacataaaatcatCTTCGATAATTTTGACTTTGATTACCACTTGTACTACCAGTCCCACTAGCATGACTTAAAAATGCCAAATGTCCTTTAGGACATTTATTTGCATAATGACCTTTTTGACCACATTTATAACAAGTAACTTCTTCTAATGGTTTTTGAGGTCCTCTTTGAGGTGGTCCATTATGCATATTAATATGATGATGTGGATTATGAGAACTACCTTCCATTTCTTGTCTAACTTGTGCTTCTCTTACATCCGGAGgcattttattacaataaattgcTTTATGACCACCTTCGCCACAGAAATGACAAGTAATCataactttctttccttcttttggtTGCATGTCTTGTACTGCTGGTAATTCAAATCTTGGActaaaaataatcgttaaaCTATAACAAtctgcttatatatatatctataacatATGTGTTTcacataaatcattattttttattattatttgtcaacTTACTGCATGAATTTACAATTTGGACCTTCTGGACAAAATCCAGCTAGATAGGCCATACAAAGTACACGTCTTACATGCCGGTGTCTGCATAATGGGCCATGTCTGCAAAATCCACGATCGTACCATGGACAATCGCGAACCTTAGTTTCAGGGTCAATGTGTAAAAATGGACATTCCTTATTGTGACAAGCATCTAAAGATTTAttgaagaattaatttttatttctttattatgagACTatcaaatatcgataaatgaaATACTCACTAAATCTGGAATAAAAGTAACATTCTGGCATTTTTGTCATGTCATATTCATGTAGAAATTCACACTGATCACCTTTTTTACATAATCCTCTTAACCAATGTTTACATACAATTGTACGATCTCCTCGAACATGTCTAAACGGACAAGAGGCTCCTTTTACACATGTACCTCTAGGATAAAATTGACATACTGCAGCAATTGattctaaaatttattttatcaccATTAATCcatctaataattaataaaaataaattgtcgtTTTTTTTGATATCAATCTATATTCTAACACAAgtagaaaaaatgatatattataccctttattttctttttaaattacatatatataaattatattttataaattataaataaattaatataataaattatgaatatttttaaacataacctatttttaaaattacttaCTATCCATTCCGGTAAATGGTAATGATAATGCTCCATACTGCTCATCAAGAGCAATTTCAATATCAAATCGCATATGATCTACATTTGCTACAATACACTCCATTTTAACAcgattaaattt is a genomic window containing:
- the LOC124957865 gene encoding cleavage and polyadenylation specificity factor subunit 4, yielding MECIVANVDHMRFDIEIALDEQYGALSLPFTGMDKSIAAVCQFYPRGTCVKGASCPFRHVRGDRTIVCKHWLRGLCKKGDQCEFLHEYDMTKMPECYFYSRFNACHNKECPFLHIDPETKVRDCPWYDRGFCRHGPLCRHRHVRRVLCMAYLAGFCPEGPNCKFMHPRFELPAVQDMQPKEGKKVMITCHFCGEGGHKAIYCNKMPPDVREAQVRQEMEGSSHNPHHHINMHNGPPQRGPQKPLEEVTCYKCGQKGHYANKCPKGHLAFLSHASGTGSTSGNQSQNYRR
- the LOC124957867 gene encoding BLOC-1-related complex subunit 8 homolog, which codes for MTAKVYQPDQELETKVKKATERISENMHIVANEPSLAFYRLQEHVRKALPPMVEKRVEVLALQQQLLGRCYDVEYGVSAIKGMHGAAKSFENTLEFIKNAIFFKQQLKYEEQRRHKKDGNRDSVYKRLSAHIPTLDHLPDEISDVVRETANRVESMMNHARHSGELQRSNTVHN
- the LOC124957864 gene encoding drebrin-like protein isoform X2; this encodes MIDHLSSSHIMYAFCRVIDTKTSLPKCLLINWQGEGAPIVRKGTCANHIRDVEKLLKGAHITITARSEDDVEVDAIMEKLARATASAYKFNEPRSENDAHTGPIGTTYKRVIPEQEINATERDQFWQREEIEEKKRLEQERIRNEQERQRLEKEIRMREEKESQLREQQVSAKESSIARQKLAEQRAEEANNLRNRIAASQQYNEDNDDDHKSRSEELRRQRSKEAQQLIAQRTINARAVFEQNSAAGQMKSSQVQHSLQKGGHVEAAKKAIEESQQKEHIDIKSQEATPIEVNKINDTETLTNSAAEVVNTISSHDSKISSHEPETEQTNKEDMTDNELYNQLDGSYLYFDPNNEGMKARALYDYQAADDTEITFDPGDIITHIDAIDEGWWQGLGPDGTYGLFPANYVEVIDYNTT
- the LOC124957864 gene encoding drebrin-like protein isoform X1, which translates into the protein MSINLTKNKDTLVAAWHSVVDDKSSTNWAVFGYEGQTNNLKVVGTGNGGLEEMIDHLSSSHIMYAFCRVIDTKTSLPKCLLINWQGEGAPIVRKGTCANHIRDVEKLLKGAHITITARSEDDVEVDAIMEKLARATASAYKFNEPRSENDAHTGPIGTTYKRVIPEQEINATERDQFWQREEIEEKKRLEQERIRNEQERQRLEKEIRMREEKESQLREQQVSAKESSIARQKLAEQRAEEANNLRNRIAASQQYNEDNDDDHKSRSEELRRQRSKEAQQLIAQRTINARAVFEQNSAAGQMKSSQVQHSLQKGGHVEAAKKAIEESQQKEHIDIKSQEATPIEVNKINDTETLTNSAAEVVNTISSHDSKISSHEPETEQTNKEDMTDNELYNQLDGSYLYFDPNNEGMKARALYDYQAADDTEITFDPGDIITHIDAIDEGWWQGLGPDGTYGLFPANYVEVIDYNTT